The Thermodesulfobacteriota bacterium DNA window CAGACCTTTTCCTTTACCCCTTTCTTTATTTAGCGGGAAGGGGCTCTTTTGAACCATTTTCTGAACCCGAAATAAAAAGAATCCGAAAATTTTTGACACTTGGAGGGACCTTACTGATCGATGACGTATCAGGCGAAGAAAATTCACCTTTTGATAACCAGATTCGTTCAGAAACAGATAGGATTTTCCCAGAATATTCACTCGAAAGAATTCCAAGGGACCATGTCTTATACAAATCCTTTTACCTTCTCCCCGTGCCAAGTGGCCGGAGAATAATTAAACCCTATCTCGAGGGAATAACATTTGAAGATGAAGAGAGAACCTCATTAATCTACTCGCGGAATGACTTGGGTGGTGCATGGTCTGAAGATGAATTCGGCAGGTGGCAGTATGAATGTATTCCCGGGGGAGAATCTCAAAGAGAGCTTGCTTTCAGAACGGGTATAAACATCATAATTTACGCGCTCACCGGCAACTACAAGAAGGATCAAATACATGCCCCGTTCATAAATCGTAGACAGATGAATCTATAACCCCCCCTTATGAATCGGAATAGATATTGAGGATCGGTTCAGCAGCTAAAATCAAAAATTGAATTTGAAATTTTAATGTTTGTGTTATATTTTATTGATCCTCAAAATGATTAAAAACGGATGGTATTAGTCGATGAATCTCACTAACGAACAAGTTAGTCGCTACAGCAGACATTTGATAATGCCTGAGGTAGGAGTTGAAGGCCAGGAGAAACTGGTTGAGTCCAAGGTTCTGTGTATAGGAGCCGGAGGTCTTGGTTCCCCTCTAGCATTATATTTAGCCGCGGCCGGAGTTGGCAAACTGGGAATCCTTGATTTTGATGTAGTGGATTTTAGCAACCTTCAAAGACAGATCATACATAGTGAAAAAAACATTGGTAAGCTAAAGGTCGAATCTGCAAAAGAAAGACTCATTGAGCTTAATTCAGACATCAGCGTTCATACTTACAACACAATGTTAACATCCGGTAATGCAATGGAAATAATTAAAGATTACGATGTCATCATCGATGGAACAGATAACTTTGCTACGCGTTACTTGGTCAATGACGCATGCGTACTCCTGGGAAAACCAAATGTCTATGGAAGCATTTTCAGATTCGAAGGTCAGGTGAGCGTATTCGATGCCAAGAGAGGGCCATGCTATAGATGCCTTTACCCTGAGCCCCCTCCGCCGGGGATGGTACCAAGCTGTGCAGAAGGTGGAGTA harbors:
- the moeB gene encoding molybdopterin-synthase adenylyltransferase MoeB, with the translated sequence MNLTNEQVSRYSRHLIMPEVGVEGQEKLVESKVLCIGAGGLGSPLALYLAAAGVGKLGILDFDVVDFSNLQRQIIHSEKNIGKLKVESAKERLIELNSDISVHTYNTMLTSGNAMEIIKDYDVIIDGTDNFATRYLVNDACVLLGKPNVYGSIFRFEGQVSVFDAKRGPCYRCLYPEPPPPGMVPSCAEGGVLGILPGIIGTMQAAEAIKLIIGKGQPLIGKLLFLDVMEMKIRELKLRKDSSCPICGKNPTITKLIDYEEFCGIGRGDPELLGDVSDIEITVDEFRYILSNKSNNLVILDVREPHEYEICKIGGSKLIPLGDLPSRINELDTADDIIVHCHHGMRSLQATRFLRHMGFKRVKNLGGGIDAWAEKHEPSMPRY
- a CDS encoding DUF4159 domain-containing protein, whose amino-acid sequence is MNLFLTGGLLSINLPLSATYRASEFYFAQVKYNGEWDPRPRAYRRLMSTLDLRTSVKASFQKKEIEIDSPDLFLYPFLYLAGRGSFEPFSEPEIKRIRKFLTLGGTLLIDDVSGEENSPFDNQIRSETDRIFPEYSLERIPRDHVLYKSFYLLPVPSGRRIIKPYLEGITFEDEERTSLIYSRNDLGGAWSEDEFGRWQYECIPGGESQRELAFRTGINIIIYALTGNYKKDQIHAPFINRRQMNL